One region of Bubalus kerabau isolate K-KA32 ecotype Philippines breed swamp buffalo chromosome 6, PCC_UOA_SB_1v2, whole genome shotgun sequence genomic DNA includes:
- the FUBP1 gene encoding far upstream element-binding protein 1 isoform X16 has protein sequence MPSPFKDQPDAKKVAPQNDSFGTQLPPMHQQQSRSVMTEEYKVPDGMVGFIIGRGGEQISRIQQESGCKIQIAPDSGGLPERSCMLTGTPESVQSAKRLLDQIVEKGRPAPGFHHGDGPGNAVQEIMIPASKAGLVIGKGGETIKQLQERAGVKMVMIQDGPQNTGADKPLRITGDPYKVQQAKEMVLELIRDQGGFREVRNEYGSRIGGNEGIDVPIPRFAVGIVIGRNGEMIKKIQNDAGVRIQFKPDDGTTPDRIAQITGPPDRCQHAAEIITDLLRSVQAGNPGGPGPGGRGRGRGQGNWNMGPPGGLQEFNFIVPTGKTGLIIGKGGETIKSISQQSGARIELQRNPPPNADPNMKLFTIRGTPQQIDYARQLIEEKIGGPVNPLGPPVPHGPHGVPGPHGPPGPPGPGTPMGPYNPAPYNPGPPGPAPHGPPAPYAPQGWGNAYPHWQQQAPPDPAKTGTDPNSAAWAAYYAHYYQQQAQPPPAAPAGAPTTTQTNGQGNYGDQQNPAPAGQVDYTKAWEEYYKKMGQQGQTQDYSKAWEEYYKKQGQAVPAPTGAPPGGQPDYSAAWAEYYRQQAAYYAQTSPQGMPQHPPAPQGFANHARSHHHLY, from the exons ATGCCCTCTCCTTTTAAAG ATCAGCCAGATGCTAAGAAAGTTGCTCCTCAAAATGACt CTTTTGGAACACAGTTACCACCAATGCATCAGCAGCAAAG CAGGTCTGTAATGACAGAAGAATACAAAGTTCCAGATGGAATGGTTGGATTTA TAATTGGCAGAGGAGGTGAACAGATCTCACGCATACAACAGGAATCGGGATGTAAAATACAGATAGCTCCTG aTAGTGGTGGCCTTCCAGAAAGGTCTTGTATGTTAACTGGAACACCCGAGTCTGTCCA ATCAGCAAAACGGTTACTGGACCAGATTGTTGAAAAAGGAAGACCAGCCCCTGGCTTCCATcatggtgatggaccaggaaatGCAGTTCAagaaatcatgattccagctaGCAAAGCAGGATTAGTAATTGGAAAAGGGGGAGAGACTATTAAACAACTTCAG GAACGGGCTGGAGTTAAAATGGTTATGATCCAAGATGGACCTCAGAATACTGGTGCTGACAAACCTCTTAGGATTACAGGAGACCCATACAAAGTTCAG cAAGCCAAGGAGATGGTGTTAGAGTTAATTCGTGATCAAGGTGGTTTCAGAGAAGTTCGAAATGAGTATGGGTCAAGAATAGGAGGAAATGAAGGAATAGAT GTCCCCATTCCAAGATTTGCTGTTGGCATTGTAATaggaagaaatggagagatgattaaaaaaatacaaaatgatgcTGGTGTTCGAATTCAGTTTAAGCCAG ATGATGGAACAACACCTGATAGAATAGCACAAATAACAGGACCTCCAGACAGATGTCAGCATGCTGCAGAGATTATTACAGACCTCCTTCGAAGTGTTCAG GCTGGTAATCCTGGTGGACCTGGACCTGGTGGTCGAGGACGAGGTAGAGGTCAAGGCAACTGGAACATGGGACCACCTGGTGGACTACAGGAATTTAATTTCATTGTCccaactgggaaaactggattaATAATAGGAAAAG GGGGTGAAACCATAAAAAGCATAAGCCAACAGTCTGGTGCAAGAATAGAACTTCAGAGAAATCCTCCACCTAATGCAGATCCTAATATGAAGTTATTTACAATTCGTGGCACTCCACAGCAAATAGACTATGCTCGGCAACTCATAGAAGAAAAGATTGGT GGCCCAGTAAATCCTTTAGGGCCACCTGTACCCCATGGGCCCCATGGTGTCCCTGGCCCCCATGGGCCTCCTGGGCCTCCTGGACCAGGAACTCCAATGGGACCATATAACCCTGCACCTTATAATCCAGGACCGCCTGGCCCTGCTCCTCA TGGCCCTCCAGCCCCTTATGCTCCCCAAGGGTGGGGAAATGCATATCCACATTGGCAGCAACAAGCCCCTCCAGATCCAG CTAAAACAGGAACGGATCCAAATTCAGCAGCTTGGGCTGCTTATTATGCTCACTATTACCAGCAACAAGCACAGCCACCACCTGCAGCTCCTGCTGGTGCACCAACTACAACCCAAACCAATGGACAAGGTAACTATG GAGATCAGCAGAATCCAGCTCCAGCTGGACAGGTTGATTATACCAAGGCTTGGGAAGAGTACTACAAGAAAATGG GTCAACAAGGGCAGACACAAGATTATTCAAAGGCTTGGGAGGAATATTACAAGAAGCAAG GTCAAGCAGTTCCTGCTCCTACTGGTGCTCCACCAGGTGGTCAGCCAGATTATAGTGCAGCCTGGGCTGAGTACTATAGACAACAAGCAGCCTACTATGCCCAGACAAGTCCCCAGGGAATGCCACAGCATCCTCCAGCACCTCAG GGATTTGCAAATCATGCAAGAAGCCACCACCATTTATATTAA
- the FUBP1 gene encoding far upstream element-binding protein 1 isoform X10 yields MADYSTVPPPSSGSAGGGGGGGGGGGVNDAFKDALQRARQIAAKIGGDAGTSLNSNDYGYGGQKRPLEDGDGSWTSPSSTTHWEGMPSPFKDQPDAKKVAPQNDSFGTQLPPMHQQQRSVMTEEYKVPDGMVGFIIGRGGEQISRIQQESGCKIQIAPDSGGLPERSCMLTGTPESVQSAKRLLDQIVEKGRPAPGFHHGDGPGNAVQEIMIPASKAGLVIGKGGETIKQLQERAGVKMVMIQDGPQNTGADKPLRITGDPYKVQQAKEMVLELIRDQGGFREVRNEYGSRIGGNEGIDVPIPRFAVGIVIGRNGEMIKKIQNDAGVRIQFKPDDGTTPDRIAQITGPPDRCQHAAEIITDLLRSVQAGNPGGPGPGGRGRGRGQGNWNMGPPGGLQEFNFIVPTGKTGLIIGKGGETIKSISQQSGARIELQRNPPPNADPNMKLFTIRGTPQQIDYARQLIEEKIGGPVNPLGPPVPHGPHGVPGPHGPPGPPGPGTPMGPYNPAPYNPGPPGPAPHGPPAPYAPQGWGNAYPHWQQQAPPDPAKTGTDPNSAAWAAYYAHYYQQQAQPPPAAPAGAPTTTQTNGQGDQQNPAPAGQVDYTKAWEEYYKKMGQAVPAPTGAPPGGQPDYSAAWAEYYRQQAAYYAQTSPQGMPQHPPAPQGFANHARSHHHLY; encoded by the exons ATGGCAGACTATTCAACAGTGCCTCCACCCTCCTCTGGCTCAGCCGGTGGCGGAggcggcggtggtggtggtggaggagttAACGATGCTTTCAAAGATGCACTGCAGAGAGCCCGGCAG attgcaGCAAAAATTGGAGGTGATGCTGGTACGTCACTGAATTCAAATGACTATGGTTATGGGGGACAAAAAAGACCTTTGGAAGATGGAG aTGGCTCTTGGACAAGTCCGAGCAGTACAACACACTGGGAGGGAATGCCCTCTCCTTTTAAAG ATCAGCCAGATGCTAAGAAAGTTGCTCCTCAAAATGACt CTTTTGGAACACAGTTACCACCAATGCATCAGCAGCAAAG GTCTGTAATGACAGAAGAATACAAAGTTCCAGATGGAATGGTTGGATTTA TAATTGGCAGAGGAGGTGAACAGATCTCACGCATACAACAGGAATCGGGATGTAAAATACAGATAGCTCCTG aTAGTGGTGGCCTTCCAGAAAGGTCTTGTATGTTAACTGGAACACCCGAGTCTGTCCA ATCAGCAAAACGGTTACTGGACCAGATTGTTGAAAAAGGAAGACCAGCCCCTGGCTTCCATcatggtgatggaccaggaaatGCAGTTCAagaaatcatgattccagctaGCAAAGCAGGATTAGTAATTGGAAAAGGGGGAGAGACTATTAAACAACTTCAG GAACGGGCTGGAGTTAAAATGGTTATGATCCAAGATGGACCTCAGAATACTGGTGCTGACAAACCTCTTAGGATTACAGGAGACCCATACAAAGTTCAG cAAGCCAAGGAGATGGTGTTAGAGTTAATTCGTGATCAAGGTGGTTTCAGAGAAGTTCGAAATGAGTATGGGTCAAGAATAGGAGGAAATGAAGGAATAGAT GTCCCCATTCCAAGATTTGCTGTTGGCATTGTAATaggaagaaatggagagatgattaaaaaaatacaaaatgatgcTGGTGTTCGAATTCAGTTTAAGCCAG ATGATGGAACAACACCTGATAGAATAGCACAAATAACAGGACCTCCAGACAGATGTCAGCATGCTGCAGAGATTATTACAGACCTCCTTCGAAGTGTTCAG GCTGGTAATCCTGGTGGACCTGGACCTGGTGGTCGAGGACGAGGTAGAGGTCAAGGCAACTGGAACATGGGACCACCTGGTGGACTACAGGAATTTAATTTCATTGTCccaactgggaaaactggattaATAATAGGAAAAG GGGGTGAAACCATAAAAAGCATAAGCCAACAGTCTGGTGCAAGAATAGAACTTCAGAGAAATCCTCCACCTAATGCAGATCCTAATATGAAGTTATTTACAATTCGTGGCACTCCACAGCAAATAGACTATGCTCGGCAACTCATAGAAGAAAAGATTGGT GGCCCAGTAAATCCTTTAGGGCCACCTGTACCCCATGGGCCCCATGGTGTCCCTGGCCCCCATGGGCCTCCTGGGCCTCCTGGACCAGGAACTCCAATGGGACCATATAACCCTGCACCTTATAATCCAGGACCGCCTGGCCCTGCTCCTCA TGGCCCTCCAGCCCCTTATGCTCCCCAAGGGTGGGGAAATGCATATCCACATTGGCAGCAACAAGCCCCTCCAGATCCAG CTAAAACAGGAACGGATCCAAATTCAGCAGCTTGGGCTGCTTATTATGCTCACTATTACCAGCAACAAGCACAGCCACCACCTGCAGCTCCTGCTGGTGCACCAACTACAACCCAAACCAATGGACAAG GAGATCAGCAGAATCCAGCTCCAGCTGGACAGGTTGATTATACCAAGGCTTGGGAAGAGTACTACAAGAAAATGG GTCAAGCAGTTCCTGCTCCTACTGGTGCTCCACCAGGTGGTCAGCCAGATTATAGTGCAGCCTGGGCTGAGTACTATAGACAACAAGCAGCCTACTATGCCCAGACAAGTCCCCAGGGAATGCCACAGCATCCTCCAGCACCTCAG GGATTTGCAAATCATGCAAGAAGCCACCACCATTTATATTAA
- the FUBP1 gene encoding far upstream element-binding protein 1 isoform X12, with the protein MADYSTVPPPSSGSAGGGGGGGGGGGVNDAFKDALQRARQIAAKIGGDAGTSLNSNDYGYGGQKRPLEDGDQPDAKKVAPQNDSFGTQLPPMHQQQRSVMTEEYKVPDGMVGFIIGRGGEQISRIQQESGCKIQIAPDSGGLPERSCMLTGTPESVQSAKRLLDQIVEKGRPAPGFHHGDGPGNAVQEIMIPASKAGLVIGKGGETIKQLQERAGVKMVMIQDGPQNTGADKPLRITGDPYKVQQAKEMVLELIRDQGGFREVRNEYGSRIGGNEGIDVPIPRFAVGIVIGRNGEMIKKIQNDAGVRIQFKPDDGTTPDRIAQITGPPDRCQHAAEIITDLLRSVQAGNPGGPGPGGRGRGRGQGNWNMGPPGGLQEFNFIVPTGKTGLIIGKGGETIKSISQQSGARIELQRNPPPNADPNMKLFTIRGTPQQIDYARQLIEEKIGGPVNPLGPPVPHGPHGVPGPHGPPGPPGPGTPMGPYNPAPYNPGPPGPAPHGPPAPYAPQGWGNAYPHWQQQAPPDPAKTGTDPNSAAWAAYYAHYYQQQAQPPPAAPAGAPTTTQTNGQGNYGDQQNPAPAGQVDYTKAWEEYYKKMGQAVPAPTGAPPGGQPDYSAAWAEYYRQQAAYYAQTSPQGMPQHPPAPQGFANHARSHHHLY; encoded by the exons ATGGCAGACTATTCAACAGTGCCTCCACCCTCCTCTGGCTCAGCCGGTGGCGGAggcggcggtggtggtggtggaggagttAACGATGCTTTCAAAGATGCACTGCAGAGAGCCCGGCAG attgcaGCAAAAATTGGAGGTGATGCTGGTACGTCACTGAATTCAAATGACTATGGTTATGGGGGACAAAAAAGACCTTTGGAAGATGGAG ATCAGCCAGATGCTAAGAAAGTTGCTCCTCAAAATGACt CTTTTGGAACACAGTTACCACCAATGCATCAGCAGCAAAG GTCTGTAATGACAGAAGAATACAAAGTTCCAGATGGAATGGTTGGATTTA TAATTGGCAGAGGAGGTGAACAGATCTCACGCATACAACAGGAATCGGGATGTAAAATACAGATAGCTCCTG aTAGTGGTGGCCTTCCAGAAAGGTCTTGTATGTTAACTGGAACACCCGAGTCTGTCCA ATCAGCAAAACGGTTACTGGACCAGATTGTTGAAAAAGGAAGACCAGCCCCTGGCTTCCATcatggtgatggaccaggaaatGCAGTTCAagaaatcatgattccagctaGCAAAGCAGGATTAGTAATTGGAAAAGGGGGAGAGACTATTAAACAACTTCAG GAACGGGCTGGAGTTAAAATGGTTATGATCCAAGATGGACCTCAGAATACTGGTGCTGACAAACCTCTTAGGATTACAGGAGACCCATACAAAGTTCAG cAAGCCAAGGAGATGGTGTTAGAGTTAATTCGTGATCAAGGTGGTTTCAGAGAAGTTCGAAATGAGTATGGGTCAAGAATAGGAGGAAATGAAGGAATAGAT GTCCCCATTCCAAGATTTGCTGTTGGCATTGTAATaggaagaaatggagagatgattaaaaaaatacaaaatgatgcTGGTGTTCGAATTCAGTTTAAGCCAG ATGATGGAACAACACCTGATAGAATAGCACAAATAACAGGACCTCCAGACAGATGTCAGCATGCTGCAGAGATTATTACAGACCTCCTTCGAAGTGTTCAG GCTGGTAATCCTGGTGGACCTGGACCTGGTGGTCGAGGACGAGGTAGAGGTCAAGGCAACTGGAACATGGGACCACCTGGTGGACTACAGGAATTTAATTTCATTGTCccaactgggaaaactggattaATAATAGGAAAAG GGGGTGAAACCATAAAAAGCATAAGCCAACAGTCTGGTGCAAGAATAGAACTTCAGAGAAATCCTCCACCTAATGCAGATCCTAATATGAAGTTATTTACAATTCGTGGCACTCCACAGCAAATAGACTATGCTCGGCAACTCATAGAAGAAAAGATTGGT GGCCCAGTAAATCCTTTAGGGCCACCTGTACCCCATGGGCCCCATGGTGTCCCTGGCCCCCATGGGCCTCCTGGGCCTCCTGGACCAGGAACTCCAATGGGACCATATAACCCTGCACCTTATAATCCAGGACCGCCTGGCCCTGCTCCTCA TGGCCCTCCAGCCCCTTATGCTCCCCAAGGGTGGGGAAATGCATATCCACATTGGCAGCAACAAGCCCCTCCAGATCCAG CTAAAACAGGAACGGATCCAAATTCAGCAGCTTGGGCTGCTTATTATGCTCACTATTACCAGCAACAAGCACAGCCACCACCTGCAGCTCCTGCTGGTGCACCAACTACAACCCAAACCAATGGACAAGGTAACTATG GAGATCAGCAGAATCCAGCTCCAGCTGGACAGGTTGATTATACCAAGGCTTGGGAAGAGTACTACAAGAAAATGG GTCAAGCAGTTCCTGCTCCTACTGGTGCTCCACCAGGTGGTCAGCCAGATTATAGTGCAGCCTGGGCTGAGTACTATAGACAACAAGCAGCCTACTATGCCCAGACAAGTCCCCAGGGAATGCCACAGCATCCTCCAGCACCTCAG GGATTTGCAAATCATGCAAGAAGCCACCACCATTTATATTAA
- the FUBP1 gene encoding far upstream element-binding protein 1 isoform X17, giving the protein MHQQQSRSVMTEEYKVPDGMVGFIIGRGGEQISRIQQESGCKIQIAPDSGGLPERSCMLTGTPESVQSAKRLLDQIVEKGRPAPGFHHGDGPGNAVQEIMIPASKAGLVIGKGGETIKQLQERAGVKMVMIQDGPQNTGADKPLRITGDPYKVQQAKEMVLELIRDQGGFREVRNEYGSRIGGNEGIDVPIPRFAVGIVIGRNGEMIKKIQNDAGVRIQFKPDDGTTPDRIAQITGPPDRCQHAAEIITDLLRSVQAGNPGGPGPGGRGRGRGQGNWNMGPPGGLQEFNFIVPTGKTGLIIGKGGETIKSISQQSGARIELQRNPPPNADPNMKLFTIRGTPQQIDYARQLIEEKIGGPVNPLGPPVPHGPHGVPGPHGPPGPPGPGTPMGPYNPAPYNPGPPGPAPHGPPAPYAPQGWGNAYPHWQQQAPPDPAKTGTDPNSAAWAAYYAHYYQQQAQPPPAAPAGAPTTTQTNGQGNYGDQQNPAPAGQVDYTKAWEEYYKKMGQQGQTQDYSKAWEEYYKKQGQAVPAPTGAPPGGQPDYSAAWAEYYRQQAAYYAQTSPQGMPQHPPAPQGFANHARSHHHLY; this is encoded by the exons ATGCATCAGCAGCAAAG CAGGTCTGTAATGACAGAAGAATACAAAGTTCCAGATGGAATGGTTGGATTTA TAATTGGCAGAGGAGGTGAACAGATCTCACGCATACAACAGGAATCGGGATGTAAAATACAGATAGCTCCTG aTAGTGGTGGCCTTCCAGAAAGGTCTTGTATGTTAACTGGAACACCCGAGTCTGTCCA ATCAGCAAAACGGTTACTGGACCAGATTGTTGAAAAAGGAAGACCAGCCCCTGGCTTCCATcatggtgatggaccaggaaatGCAGTTCAagaaatcatgattccagctaGCAAAGCAGGATTAGTAATTGGAAAAGGGGGAGAGACTATTAAACAACTTCAG GAACGGGCTGGAGTTAAAATGGTTATGATCCAAGATGGACCTCAGAATACTGGTGCTGACAAACCTCTTAGGATTACAGGAGACCCATACAAAGTTCAG cAAGCCAAGGAGATGGTGTTAGAGTTAATTCGTGATCAAGGTGGTTTCAGAGAAGTTCGAAATGAGTATGGGTCAAGAATAGGAGGAAATGAAGGAATAGAT GTCCCCATTCCAAGATTTGCTGTTGGCATTGTAATaggaagaaatggagagatgattaaaaaaatacaaaatgatgcTGGTGTTCGAATTCAGTTTAAGCCAG ATGATGGAACAACACCTGATAGAATAGCACAAATAACAGGACCTCCAGACAGATGTCAGCATGCTGCAGAGATTATTACAGACCTCCTTCGAAGTGTTCAG GCTGGTAATCCTGGTGGACCTGGACCTGGTGGTCGAGGACGAGGTAGAGGTCAAGGCAACTGGAACATGGGACCACCTGGTGGACTACAGGAATTTAATTTCATTGTCccaactgggaaaactggattaATAATAGGAAAAG GGGGTGAAACCATAAAAAGCATAAGCCAACAGTCTGGTGCAAGAATAGAACTTCAGAGAAATCCTCCACCTAATGCAGATCCTAATATGAAGTTATTTACAATTCGTGGCACTCCACAGCAAATAGACTATGCTCGGCAACTCATAGAAGAAAAGATTGGT GGCCCAGTAAATCCTTTAGGGCCACCTGTACCCCATGGGCCCCATGGTGTCCCTGGCCCCCATGGGCCTCCTGGGCCTCCTGGACCAGGAACTCCAATGGGACCATATAACCCTGCACCTTATAATCCAGGACCGCCTGGCCCTGCTCCTCA TGGCCCTCCAGCCCCTTATGCTCCCCAAGGGTGGGGAAATGCATATCCACATTGGCAGCAACAAGCCCCTCCAGATCCAG CTAAAACAGGAACGGATCCAAATTCAGCAGCTTGGGCTGCTTATTATGCTCACTATTACCAGCAACAAGCACAGCCACCACCTGCAGCTCCTGCTGGTGCACCAACTACAACCCAAACCAATGGACAAGGTAACTATG GAGATCAGCAGAATCCAGCTCCAGCTGGACAGGTTGATTATACCAAGGCTTGGGAAGAGTACTACAAGAAAATGG GTCAACAAGGGCAGACACAAGATTATTCAAAGGCTTGGGAGGAATATTACAAGAAGCAAG GTCAAGCAGTTCCTGCTCCTACTGGTGCTCCACCAGGTGGTCAGCCAGATTATAGTGCAGCCTGGGCTGAGTACTATAGACAACAAGCAGCCTACTATGCCCAGACAAGTCCCCAGGGAATGCCACAGCATCCTCCAGCACCTCAG GGATTTGCAAATCATGCAAGAAGCCACCACCATTTATATTAA